A section of the Glandiceps talaboti chromosome 8, keGlaTala1.1, whole genome shotgun sequence genome encodes:
- the LOC144439175 gene encoding bile acid-sensitive ion channel-like: MTSVERKRSLEYDFATSTTMHGLSRIADSANGALTIAWIVGTLLCLGVCAWQISLRFVDFFEFNVNTEILVIHRHSLEFPAITICNFNRYRSTELDNDTLQVLPLFTWSAYGSDGNTFLDLFAESANITEVQTILDELHSTGFTIETFTREKGFSLERSLAHCQWKGRLCSSENFTHVFTKFGNCYTFNGPSQDEYLEQTMPGFGNGLSLVVDIDQYSYTESINGNPEAGLKFLVHSKHEPPLMSSQGYAVQPGTKAFVSISQIQSVNLPRPWGDCDQDSRLNYYDSYSMSGCILERQLQVIKDQCSCRPIGFPGNDTVCDILSMLQCVDPLMGYIDNSRDIVPCSVPCNYTSYPITISYATVPSYSVSEDYRSFYGLPLEYTRENFVYVDIYYSELSYQQYTQTKAMTESALLSDIGGQLGLFIGASVITLLEYLEYLGKRAIRCCSSKKTQVSDLTMVQPISIRD, translated from the exons ATGACGTCAGTGGAACGTAAAAGGAGTTTAGAATATGATTTTGCAACTTCAACCACTATGCACGGACTATCAAGAATTGCAGACAGTGCTAATGGAGCATTGACTATAGCCTGGATTGTAGGGACACTACTCTGCCTTGGAGTCTGTGCGTGGCAAATATCTTTACGATTCGTTGACTTCTTTGAGTTTAATGTGAATACTGAAATCTTGGTCATTCATAGACATTCACTGGAATTCCCAGCAATTACAATCTGTAATTTCAACAG ATATCGATCGACAGAACTGGACAATGACACACTACAAGTTTTACCATTGTTTACATGGTCTGCCTATGGAAGCGATGGTAACACATTTCTAGATCTCTTCGCCGAGTCAGCCAATATCACTGAAGTGCAGACGATTTTAGACGAACTTCACTCAACGGGTTTTACAATTGAGACGTTCACCAGAGAAAAGGGATTTAGTTTAGAAAGATCTCTGGCACACTGCCAATGGAAAGGACGGCTGTGTTCAAGTGAG AATTTCACCCACGTGTTCACGAAGTTTGGCAACTGTTACACATTTAACGGCCCATCACAAGACGAATATCTGGAGCAAACAATGCCAGGATTTGGCAATGGCCTTTCGCTCGTCGTTGATATCGACCAG TACTCCTACACTGAAAGCATTAATGGTAATCCTGAAGCAGGTTTAAAATTTTTAGTCCATTCGAAGCACGAACCACCATTGATGTCGTCGCAGGGCTATGCAGTGCAACCTGGTACTAAAGCCTTCGTTTCTATTTCACAGATACAA TCGGTCAATCTTCCGAGACCTTGGGGTGACTGTGATCAAGACTCTCGTTTAAACTACTACGACTCGTACTCTATGTCTGGGTGTATACTTGAAAGGCAACTACAAGTCATCAAGGACCAGTGTTCATGTCGTCCAATAGGGTTTCCTGGTAATgacacagtgtgtgatatactaAGTATGTTACAATGTGTCGATCCACTCATGG GTTACATCGACAATTCCAGGGATATAGTGCCATGCAGTGTACCCTGTAATTACACTTCGTATCCCATCACAATATCGTATGCAACTGTACCTAGTTACAGTGTATCAGAGGATTATCGATCATTTTATGGACTCCCTTTGGAATACACACG GGAAAATTTCGTGTACGTGGATATTTACTATTCTGAGTTGAGCTATCAACagtatacacaaacaaaagCAATGACAGAATCGGCTTTGCTTA GTGATATTGGTGGACAGCTTGGACTCTTCATTGGTGCAAGTGTTATCACACTCTTAGAATATCTAGAGTACCTTGGAAAGAGAGCAATCCGATGTTGTAGCTCTAAGAAGACTCAAGTCAGTGATCTAACCATGGTTCAACCTATATCGATACGTGACTAA
- the LOC144439067 gene encoding GDP-Man:Man(3)GlcNAc(2)-PP-Dol alpha-1,2-mannosyltransferase-like — MAEILSKVFSFTAIMLLYSMVLFLVIASIVLFPLTVIVFLGLREWIRRRSETLLPALKAPTREGNIPKVIGFFHPYCNAGGGGERVLWCAINAIHSRYENVRCVVYTGDQNVTGPEIIQKARQRFNIVVNKPVEFVFLKRRDWVEAGTWPYFTLLGQSLGSLFLAWEAMMNYVPDVYLDSMGYAFTIPLFKYLGGCQVGCYVHYPTISTDMLSRVKERKKTYNNPNFISRSSLLTSIKILYYRIFAYVYGVAGARSDIVMVNSTWTQGHVLELWKAKDRTSIVYPPCDTEEFLKLPLVDDSNKKEHTIVSIAQFRPEKDHRLQIKAFQLLLQKIPEKEREKIKLYLVGSCRNQGDADRVDSLRELCEELKIRQYVQFKLNVSFADLKTYLGDATIGLHTMWNEHFGIGVVECMAAGTVILAHNSGGPKLDIVVKHNNKQTGFLADDEETYADAMETILTMTGKERMAIREAARESVGRFSEQEFSEGFLNAVEPLFA; from the exons ATGGCAGAAATACTATCAAAGGTCTTCAGCTTTACCGCGATAAT GTTGTTGTACAGTATGGTACTATTCCTTGTTATTGCCAGCATCGTGCTATTTCCACTTACTGTGATAGTATTTCTTGGATTAAGAGAATGGATCCGTAGAAGATCCGAGACTCTCTTACCAGCTTTGAAAGCACCAACCAGAGAGGGCAATATTCCAAAAGTTATTGGATTCTTTCACCCTTATTGCAatgctggtggtggtggggaaAGAGTGCTATGGTGTGCCATCAATGCTATTCACAGCAG GTACGAGAATGTTAGATGTGTTGTTTACACTGGCGATCAGAATGTGACAGGACCTGAAATCATCCAGAAAGCTAGACAGAGATTTAATATTGTAGTCAACAAACCAGTAGAGTTTGTATTCCTCAAAAGGAGAGATTGGGTTGAAGCCGGTACTTGGCCATACTTCACACTCCTCGGTCAGAGTCTAGGATCGCTCTTTCTGGCGTGGGAAGCCATGATGAATTATGTACCAGATGTCTACTTAGACTCCATGGGATATGCATTCACTATTCCCCTGTTTAAATATCTGGGTGGTTGCCAAGTTGGTTGCTATGTGCATTATCCCACCATCAGTACAGATATGTTGTCACGTGTCAAAGAACGAAAGAAGACGTATAATAATCCTAACTTCATTTCACGGAGTTCTTTACTGACGTCAATTAAGATATTGTATTATCGTATATTTGCGTACGTCTATGGCGTTGCCGGTGCTCGTAGTGACATTGTAATGGTGAACTCCACCTGGACGCAAGGTCATGTCTTAGAACTATGGAAAGCTAAAGATCGTACATCAATTGTTTATCCACCGTGTGACACTGAGGAGTTTTTGAAACTTCCACTCGTCGATGACAGTAACAAGAAAGAACACACTATCGTTTCCATCGCACAGTTTCGACCAGAGAAAGATCATCGCTTACAAATCAAAGCCTTCCAGCTACTACTACAGAAAATACCAGAAAAGGAAAGAGAGAAAATCAAATTGTATCTGGTGGGAAGTTGTCGAAATCAAGGTGATGCCGATAGAGTTGATTCGTTAcgtgaactttgtgaagaactGAAAATAAGACAGTATGTACAGTTTAAGCTGAACGTGTCCTTTGCTGACCTCAAGACATACCTTGGAGATGCAACTATTGGTTTACATACAATGTGGAATGAACACTTTGGTATTG GTGTTGTAGAATGCATGGCAGCAGGAACCGTAATCCTGGCACACAATTCAGGCGGTCCAAAACTGGATATAGTGGTGaaacacaataacaaacaaacaggctTCCTGGCCGATGATGAAGAAACCTATGCTGACGCCATGGAAACCATTCTGACGATGACAGGGAAAGAAAGGATGGCAATACGAGAAGCTGCACGGGAATCTGTAGGCAGATTTTCAGAACAAGAATTCAGTGAGGGTTTCCTGAATGCCGTTGAACCATTGTTTGCATAA